In Neokomagataea tanensis, one genomic interval encodes:
- a CDS encoding IS6 family transposase, with amino-acid sequence MSDFKGRHFGGEVILWAVRWYCRYGISYRDLETMLAERGVSVDHSTIYRWVQRYAPEMEKRLRWYWKRPGFSSSWRVDETYIKVKGKWTYLYRAIGKGGDTIDFFLSPTRSAKAAKRFLSKALNGLRRWEKPETINTDKAPTYGRAINELKKNGKLPDTVKHRQVKYLNNVIEADHGKLKQLIRPVRGFKSLKTAYATIKGFEVMRALKKGQAELFQFQEGIMGEVRLIERQFSF; translated from the coding sequence ATGAGTGATTTCAAGGGGCGTCATTTTGGTGGTGAGGTGATCTTATGGGCAGTGCGTTGGTATTGCCGCTATGGGATTAGTTACCGGGATTTGGAAACCATGTTGGCCGAGCGGGGCGTGAGCGTTGATCATTCAACGATCTACCGCTGGGTTCAGAGGTATGCACCCGAGATGGAAAAACGCTTACGCTGGTATTGGAAACGCCCGGGGTTTTCCAGCAGCTGGCGAGTTGATGAGACCTACATTAAGGTCAAAGGAAAATGGACCTATCTGTACCGTGCTATCGGCAAAGGCGGTGATACGATCGATTTCTTCCTCTCGCCGACCCGGAGCGCCAAGGCGGCCAAACGCTTTTTGAGCAAAGCTTTAAACGGACTGAGAAGGTGGGAGAAGCCCGAAACAATCAACACAGACAAGGCGCCGACCTATGGTCGGGCCATCAACGAACTCAAGAAGAACGGTAAGCTTCCCGACACGGTGAAACACCGTCAGGTGAAGTATCTAAACAACGTGATTGAGGCCGATCACGGCAAACTCAAACAACTGATCAGGCCGGTCCGTGGCTTCAAAAGCCTGAAAACCGCTTATGCAACCATTAAAGGCTTCGAGGTTATGCGCGCCTTGAAAAAGGGACAAGCTGAACTCTTCCAGTTCCAAGAGGGTATCATGGGAGAAGTGCGTCTCATCGAAAGACAATTCAGCTTCTAA
- a CDS encoding pepsin/retropepsin-like aspartic protease family protein: MCDYTTRKRNSLRALSAFCCLFFFGSAFCAEPASNPHSGCFDFIWVGSPELPRKKVGMMVPVEVNGQNGFLQFDTGAPTTALYGEISDQLHLTTESQNSLVPNSFCAGNMCWSHLSLSIDRKKKIDGNKIIGHMGLNTFIGQIVVIDYPHKSVCVLNNKDDIKNFSWYNASIHNNTFYITGSVGSKKFDHLLFDTGSSLFTIQIPPVIWDNMDGDTTDAPAIPGRTYDGKSSVIISKIMKDGVTIGPLTLRRPVVYQSSDTLTAIIANRGADGLVGNAAFFRNTVILDLRNPARFGVSNDVFDNKHAR, encoded by the coding sequence ATGTGCGATTATACGACACGTAAAAGAAATTCTCTAAGAGCATTAAGCGCTTTTTGTTGTCTTTTCTTCTTTGGTTCGGCATTTTGTGCGGAGCCCGCATCTAATCCGCACTCTGGATGCTTCGATTTTATTTGGGTTGGCTCACCTGAATTACCTCGAAAGAAGGTAGGTATGATGGTACCTGTGGAAGTCAACGGGCAGAACGGGTTTTTGCAGTTTGATACAGGCGCGCCTACCACTGCGTTGTATGGAGAAATTTCTGATCAACTGCATCTGACCACTGAAAGCCAAAATAGTTTGGTGCCAAATTCTTTTTGTGCTGGGAACATGTGTTGGAGTCACCTCTCTTTAAGTATCGATCGTAAGAAAAAAATTGACGGCAATAAAATAATTGGTCATATGGGGTTGAATACATTTATAGGTCAGATTGTAGTCATAGACTACCCTCATAAGAGTGTATGTGTTTTAAATAATAAAGACGATATTAAGAATTTCTCTTGGTATAACGCTTCAATACACAATAATACATTTTACATAACCGGAAGTGTGGGAAGTAAAAAATTCGACCACCTGTTGTTCGATACGGGATCTAGCCTTTTTACGATCCAAATACCGCCTGTTATTTGGGATAATATGGATGGCGACACCACAGACGCACCAGCCATTCCAGGTAGAACATACGACGGTAAAAGCTCTGTAATAATAAGCAAAATCATGAAAGACGGTGTTACTATTGGCCCTCTCACTTTGCGTAGGCCGGTGGTTTATCAGAGCTCTGATACATTAACAGCTATAATCGCTAATCGTGGAGCCGATGGCTTGGTAGGAAACGCCGCTTTTTTCCGAAATACTGTAATATTAGATTTAAGAAATCCGGCGCGATTTGGCGTATCAAATGATGTATTTGACAATAAGCATGCTCGCTAA
- a CDS encoding IS1182-like element ISGdi16 family transposase, whose translation MMGDRTKIQEALFYEFRLEDHVPTGHLLRSIDRFVDLDGLREHLRPFYSGTGRPSIDPELIIRMLIVGYVMGIRSERRLCEEVHLNLAYRWFCGLGLNGPVPDHSTFSKNRHGRFRESDLLRQMFEMTVRQCIAKGLVGGEGFAVDASTIKADANRQRSVPSSDKLPIEAAQRAVREYFSVLDDAAFGSATPVQPKYISPVDPAARWNAASGGLAYYAYCTNYLIDLKSAVIMDVETTTAIRQAEVTAQRRMIERTQETFGIWPERLAADTAYGSAENLAWLVHERGIEPHIPVFDKSARQDGTFERRDFTYNHVHDLYICPGGQELKQQWRKINSDQPNAPPDNLLRYRSSKRACDVCTFKPKCCPNQPSRKVLRSIHEGARDMARDIALTDAYIISRRERKKVEMLFAHLKRILKIDRLRLRGPNGARDEFHLAAAAQNLRKMAKLIPPGAPALST comes from the coding sequence ATGATGGGTGATCGAACGAAAATACAGGAGGCACTGTTCTACGAGTTCCGTCTTGAAGATCATGTGCCAACTGGCCACCTTTTGCGTTCAATTGATCGCTTTGTCGATCTGGACGGCCTGCGTGAGCATCTGCGCCCATTTTACAGCGGTACGGGGCGGCCTTCAATCGATCCCGAGCTGATCATCAGGATGTTAATCGTTGGCTACGTGATGGGGATTCGATCCGAGCGACGGCTATGTGAAGAAGTCCATCTTAACCTGGCCTACCGGTGGTTCTGTGGCCTTGGTCTCAACGGCCCTGTGCCTGATCATTCGACATTCTCGAAAAACCGGCACGGACGCTTCCGGGAGAGTGATCTGCTTCGCCAAATGTTCGAAATGACCGTCCGGCAGTGCATCGCCAAGGGACTGGTGGGCGGTGAAGGCTTTGCGGTCGATGCCAGCACGATCAAGGCCGACGCCAATCGGCAGCGCAGTGTTCCGAGCTCAGATAAACTGCCGATCGAGGCAGCCCAACGTGCTGTGCGGGAGTATTTCTCGGTGCTGGACGATGCTGCATTTGGGTCTGCTACGCCCGTGCAACCAAAATATATCTCTCCGGTCGATCCTGCGGCACGTTGGAACGCTGCAAGCGGTGGCCTTGCTTATTATGCCTACTGCACAAATTACCTCATTGACCTTAAATCGGCTGTCATCATGGATGTAGAAACCACGACAGCCATCCGGCAGGCCGAGGTTACGGCGCAACGCAGAATGATAGAGCGTACGCAGGAAACATTTGGAATATGGCCCGAAAGGCTAGCTGCGGATACAGCTTATGGATCCGCTGAAAATCTTGCGTGGCTGGTTCATGAGCGTGGCATCGAACCTCACATTCCGGTCTTCGACAAATCTGCCCGGCAGGACGGGACTTTCGAACGTCGAGATTTCACATATAACCACGTGCACGATCTTTACATCTGTCCTGGAGGACAGGAACTGAAGCAGCAGTGGCGCAAGATCAACTCGGATCAACCAAATGCCCCTCCCGACAACCTACTTCGATACCGTTCGTCGAAACGGGCGTGCGACGTATGCACTTTCAAACCAAAATGCTGCCCCAATCAGCCCAGTCGTAAGGTTCTGCGCTCTATTCATGAAGGCGCTCGTGATATGGCTCGCGACATTGCTTTAACCGACGCCTATATTATCTCCAGACGAGAACGAAAGAAGGTCGAAATGCTGTTTGCTCACCTCAAGCGCATTTTGAAGATCGATCGGTTGAGGCTCAGAGGACCAAACGGCGCCCGTGATGAGTTCCATCTCGCCGCAGCTGCCCAAAATCTCCGCAAAATGGCGAAACTGATACCTCCCGGAGCACCTGCCTTATCCACCTGA
- a CDS encoding OmpW/AlkL family protein, with protein sequence MKTSPLLSRILGVSAALVACVPFYAQAQAPAYVSAPMVTLNAPAYPAHGAQACGLFETCATTKQGLGKGDFLIRLSALGVLPQDTSSRVGVIGGRVSASNQVMPELTFEYFFTDHISLDLIAASTRHQLAVQDSALGKVDLGSTWVLPPTVTLAWHFRPHRRFNPYVGVGMTLAFFYDINPAGGAVQKLDLRTTVGPAANVGFDYQIAGNWFVNVDAKQMFLSVPAYINERGGGVGPFIHARDSLNPTTVAAGIEYRF encoded by the coding sequence ATGAAGACCTCGCCACTATTATCCCGCATATTGGGCGTTTCTGCTGCGCTCGTTGCATGTGTTCCGTTTTATGCGCAGGCTCAGGCGCCAGCTTATGTAAGCGCCCCTATGGTTACGCTGAATGCGCCTGCATATCCGGCGCATGGTGCACAGGCTTGTGGGTTATTTGAGACTTGTGCCACGACGAAACAGGGCTTGGGGAAAGGGGATTTCTTGATCCGCCTTTCTGCTCTTGGTGTATTGCCGCAAGATACGTCTTCTCGTGTTGGAGTTATTGGTGGCCGCGTTTCGGCATCGAACCAAGTGATGCCTGAATTGACGTTCGAGTATTTTTTCACGGACCATATTTCTTTGGACCTGATCGCTGCGAGCACAAGACATCAGCTTGCTGTGCAGGATTCAGCGCTTGGCAAAGTTGATTTGGGCAGTACGTGGGTTCTGCCGCCAACAGTTACTCTCGCTTGGCATTTTCGTCCGCATCGGCGTTTCAACCCCTATGTGGGCGTTGGTATGACTTTGGCCTTCTTTTACGACATCAACCCTGCCGGTGGTGCCGTGCAAAAGCTGGATTTGAGGACGACCGTAGGCCCAGCTGCAAACGTTGGGTTTGATTATCAAATCGCGGGGAACTGGTTCGTGAACGTTGATGCCAAACAAATGTTTTTAAGTGTTCCGGCATATATCAATGAGCGTGGCGGCGGGGTGGGGCCGTTTATTCATGCGAGAGATAGCCTTAATCCGACGACTGTAGCGGCAGGCATTGAATATCGTTTCTAA
- a CDS encoding MMPL family transporter, protein MFSELIGRLNAACARHAVTVVALFVLLVAGSAGLSVLRLSVTTDTGKMFADSLPWKQRVAEMDRLFPQDSDQLVAILDSRIPEAGREAARQLAQLLKQDHAHFRTVTLPEDNAFYQQNGLLFLERKDLEPLLDSVVSAQPFLGTLAADPSARGLYGALGLVGDGIKAGQGVPAGFNAALDGFASALEQGAQGHPQDLSWQNLLLGQLSNLGTGHEFVVTQPVMDYNAFEPGEAATTAMRQAIDSLPLVKAGQVTGLITGEVKLGDEEFSTVAHGMITGLVISLTLVAVWLILAVRSPRYIVSILLTLVVGLALTTGLAALAVGELNMISVAFAVLFVGIAVDFAIQYCVRLRGQRGEQGQVLNLGDAIRLTGEESGAQILVASLATAAGFLAFTPTHFVGVAQLGLIAGLGMLIAFLCTMTLLPALLSLFRARLGHGEPGIVALRPADAFLRHKRVRVMSVFGLLGVVGVALMPLLKFDADPLHTKNPNTEGMRALHVLEANPLTTPYGAQTLAANVTQAAKMADAFSKLSSVHDVLWLGALVPEDQETKRGMIADTASILLPTLDVKPMAAPDAQALRDAAAQAAVKLDAVQSKLSPALERVRQALKRLATAPDAVVLGTSHALTRFLPDQLETLKTILHPSVVTMASIPDDIRRDYVLPDGRARLTIHPNGHMSETAVLHRFVEQLTTVTPNLAGPAIEITGSAQTIVTAFLVAAVSALVMIAGILLVVLRRVLDAALVMAPLLMSALLTVIVIVTVPETLNYANIIALPLLLGVGVSFNIYFVMNWRRGLKRPLSSPTARAVLFSALTTATAFGSLAASEHPGTASMGRLLLMSLACTLACTLVLVPALLPKRSEDSV, encoded by the coding sequence ATGTTTTCCGAACTGATCGGTCGGCTTAACGCCGCCTGCGCCCGCCATGCCGTTACGGTTGTTGCTTTGTTCGTTCTGCTCGTTGCGGGTAGTGCCGGGCTAAGTGTCTTACGCTTGAGTGTGACGACTGACACCGGCAAAATGTTTGCAGATTCCTTGCCGTGGAAGCAGCGTGTGGCAGAGATGGATCGTCTCTTTCCGCAAGATTCGGACCAGCTCGTTGCTATTTTGGATAGCCGTATCCCGGAAGCCGGGCGTGAAGCAGCCCGCCAGTTGGCGCAGCTTTTGAAGCAGGACCATGCTCATTTCCGGACTGTGACCTTGCCGGAAGACAATGCTTTTTATCAGCAAAATGGTTTGCTCTTCTTAGAGCGCAAAGATTTGGAGCCGTTGCTGGATTCTGTTGTTTCTGCACAGCCGTTCTTAGGCACTCTAGCGGCTGATCCGTCTGCTCGCGGTTTGTACGGAGCTTTGGGTCTTGTGGGAGATGGCATTAAAGCAGGGCAGGGCGTTCCGGCTGGTTTTAACGCGGCGCTTGATGGTTTTGCGTCAGCTCTTGAGCAGGGAGCCCAAGGACACCCACAAGATCTGTCTTGGCAAAATCTCTTACTCGGCCAGTTGTCCAATTTAGGGACGGGGCATGAGTTCGTCGTTACGCAGCCGGTTATGGACTACAATGCTTTTGAGCCGGGCGAGGCCGCGACGACGGCTATGCGGCAGGCAATTGACAGTCTACCCCTCGTAAAAGCCGGGCAGGTTACCGGTTTGATTACGGGTGAAGTGAAACTCGGTGATGAAGAGTTCTCGACAGTCGCCCATGGGATGATTACCGGGCTGGTTATCTCTTTGACCTTAGTTGCCGTCTGGCTAATCCTCGCGGTTCGTTCCCCGCGGTATATCGTGTCTATTCTGCTGACATTGGTTGTCGGTCTGGCCTTAACGACAGGCCTGGCTGCGTTGGCCGTTGGTGAATTGAACATGATTTCCGTTGCGTTTGCCGTTCTGTTTGTCGGTATCGCGGTCGATTTTGCCATCCAATACTGCGTCAGGCTGCGTGGCCAGCGAGGGGAACAGGGACAAGTACTCAATTTGGGCGATGCTATTCGTCTGACAGGAGAGGAAAGCGGAGCGCAAATACTTGTTGCGTCGCTTGCGACGGCTGCTGGATTCCTTGCTTTTACGCCCACGCATTTCGTAGGCGTTGCGCAGTTGGGGCTCATTGCCGGTCTGGGAATGCTGATTGCATTTCTGTGTACTATGACGCTGCTTCCCGCATTATTAAGTCTGTTTCGTGCGCGGCTTGGACATGGAGAGCCGGGCATTGTTGCGCTGCGGCCTGCGGATGCTTTTCTAAGGCACAAGCGCGTGCGGGTTATGAGTGTTTTTGGGTTGTTAGGCGTTGTCGGTGTAGCGTTGATGCCGCTGCTGAAGTTTGATGCTGACCCGTTGCACACAAAAAACCCAAATACTGAGGGGATGAGAGCCCTTCATGTGCTTGAGGCAAATCCACTGACAACGCCTTATGGTGCACAAACGCTGGCAGCAAACGTTACGCAAGCCGCAAAAATGGCTGATGCGTTTTCCAAGCTTTCCAGTGTGCACGATGTGTTGTGGTTGGGAGCTTTGGTGCCTGAAGATCAGGAAACGAAGCGGGGCATGATTGCTGATACCGCCTCCATCTTGCTGCCGACACTAGACGTCAAGCCGATGGCCGCCCCCGATGCGCAAGCCTTGCGTGACGCTGCCGCTCAAGCCGCAGTAAAACTAGATGCGGTACAAAGTAAATTGTCGCCTGCATTAGAGCGAGTAAGGCAAGCCTTAAAGCGTCTTGCAACCGCGCCGGATGCTGTTGTCTTGGGGACGAGCCACGCTCTCACGCGGTTCTTGCCGGACCAGCTTGAAACGTTGAAAACTATTTTGCATCCTTCGGTCGTAACGATGGCATCAATCCCGGATGATATCCGTCGGGATTATGTTTTGCCTGATGGCCGGGCACGCCTCACAATTCACCCAAACGGCCACATGTCAGAAACGGCAGTATTACACCGTTTCGTTGAACAGCTGACAACAGTCACACCGAATCTTGCCGGCCCAGCAATAGAAATTACGGGTAGTGCACAAACGATCGTTACGGCGTTTCTGGTAGCTGCGGTGTCGGCGCTGGTGATGATTGCGGGTATTTTGCTGGTAGTGCTTCGTCGCGTTTTGGATGCGGCGCTGGTGATGGCACCTCTGCTGATGTCCGCCTTACTGACAGTTATTGTGATTGTTACGGTACCCGAAACATTGAATTATGCGAACATTATCGCTCTGCCGCTGCTGCTGGGCGTTGGTGTCTCGTTTAATATCTATTTCGTGATGAATTGGCGGAGGGGATTAAAGCGGCCTCTGTCATCACCAACAGCGCGTGCGGTGTTGTTCTCTGCGCTGACAACGGCAACGGCCTTTGGTTCTTTGGCGGCGTCAGAGCATCCCGGAACGGCTAGTATGGGCCGACTTTTATTAATGTCCTTAGCGTGCACCTTGGCATGCACGCTCGTGCTGGTTCCCGCTTTGCTGCCGAAACGTTCGGAAGATTCTGTCTAG
- a CDS encoding IS6 family transposase, with translation MTPMSKIPVSYKRHRFPRELIAHAVWLYFRFPLSFRLVEEMLLERGIVVSYETIRRWSLKFGAEYVRSLRRKRAKRDDIWHLDEVRVVISGHIHWLWRAVDQDGYILDEILQKRRNTKAAKRLLTRLLRKQGVRPRRMITDKLSSYGAAKCELRLSVQHLSRKGLNNRAENSHLPLRKRERTMQRFRSPGGCQRLSTVFSAVRNFFVPPAANANALSRHIHRLQAFAQWNTATILAA, from the coding sequence ATGACGCCGATGAGTAAAATACCAGTGAGTTACAAACGGCATCGTTTCCCGCGTGAATTGATAGCCCATGCGGTATGGTTGTATTTCCGTTTTCCATTGAGCTTTCGTTTGGTTGAGGAAATGCTGCTCGAACGTGGGATTGTGGTATCGTATGAGACGATCCGTCGCTGGAGCTTGAAGTTTGGTGCGGAGTATGTTCGCAGTCTGCGCCGCAAGCGCGCCAAACGGGACGATATATGGCATTTGGACGAAGTCAGGGTTGTGATTAGCGGCCACATTCATTGGCTCTGGCGCGCTGTCGATCAAGACGGCTATATCCTTGATGAAATCTTACAAAAACGGCGCAATACCAAGGCCGCCAAGCGTCTCCTGACCCGCCTTTTGCGCAAGCAGGGCGTGCGCCCCCGGCGGATGATCACGGATAAGCTGAGCTCTTACGGGGCCGCAAAGTGCGAACTCCGTTTGTCTGTCCAACACCTTTCCCGCAAAGGGCTGAACAATCGAGCGGAAAACAGCCATTTACCGCTACGAAAACGGGAACGAACCATGCAAAGGTTCCGATCTCCGGGCGGATGTCAGAGGTTATCAACCGTCTTCTCGGCCGTCCGTAATTTCTTCGTTCCACCCGCCGCTAACGCCAATGCCCTCTCACGACACATTCATCGTCTCCAAGCCTTCGCCCAGTGGAATACCGCGACTATTCTCGCAGCTTGA
- a CDS encoding Crp/Fnr family transcriptional regulator — protein MPMPSGHEDPEDRCLHCAGRQYSICDVINENDLGILARESSRMTVPAGRGFIEEGETARDFFVVTEGTIRLFTLLPDGRRQVTGFAERGSFLGLAAEMSYAFGAEALTSTQLCRFPHAAMERLTARFPHLEHRLRIEASRELARSHARMTLLGRKTAQERLASFLVERVGCHPRVSAQDSSTGKTLTLPMPRSDIADYLGLTIETVSRVFSHFKREGLINIHSITQIDVLKPDRLLRISEGTL, from the coding sequence ATGCCCATGCCCTCCGGCCACGAAGACCCAGAAGATCGCTGTTTGCACTGCGCGGGCCGCCAGTACAGTATTTGTGACGTTATCAACGAAAATGACCTTGGCATTCTCGCCCGTGAATCCTCGCGTATGACCGTGCCCGCTGGTCGTGGTTTCATAGAAGAGGGCGAAACCGCACGAGACTTTTTCGTTGTTACTGAAGGTACAATACGCCTCTTCACACTCCTGCCCGATGGCCGACGACAAGTGACCGGCTTTGCTGAGCGTGGATCATTTCTAGGCTTGGCGGCTGAAATGTCATACGCTTTCGGCGCAGAGGCATTAACCTCCACGCAGCTTTGCCGCTTTCCACATGCCGCAATGGAACGATTAACGGCACGCTTTCCGCATCTGGAGCATCGCCTTCGCATTGAGGCCTCGCGCGAGTTGGCTCGCAGCCACGCACGTATGACTCTTCTAGGCCGCAAAACCGCGCAAGAACGCCTGGCTAGTTTCTTGGTTGAGCGCGTCGGCTGCCACCCAAGAGTAAGCGCTCAAGATTCCAGCACAGGCAAAACGCTTACGCTCCCCATGCCGCGCAGTGATATTGCAGATTATCTTGGTTTAACGATCGAAACAGTGAGCCGGGTTTTCAGCCACTTCAAACGCGAGGGGCTGATCAATATCCACAGCATTACCCAAATCGATGTCTTAAAGCCCGACCGCCTTCTTCGCATTTCCGAGGGTACGCTCTAG
- a CDS encoding IS5 family transposase (programmed frameshift) translates to MSDLFWLTDEQMERLRPFFPKSHGKPRVDDRRVLSGIIFVNRNGMRWRDAPREYGPHKTLYNRWKRWGDMGIFMRMMDGLSAAKAEPQTIMIDATYLKVHRTASSLRPKKGDPGRLIGRTKGGMNTKLHAVTDQNGRPLSFFMTARQISDYTGAAALLDSLPAAQWMLGDRGYDADWFRDALEEKGIKPCIPGRKSRGKPVKYDKRKYKRRNRIEIMFGRLKDWRRVATRYDRCPTVFFSAVCLAAIVIFWL, encoded by the exons ATGAGCGACCTGTTTTGGCTGACGGACGAACAGATGGAGCGTCTGCGGCCGTTCTTTCCCAAGAGCCACGGCAAACCTCGCGTTGATGACCGCCGTGTGCTGAGCGGCATCATTTTTGTGAACCGCAATGGTATGCGCTGGCGTGATGCGCCCCGGGAATACGGTCCGCACAAAACGCTCTACAACCGCTGGAAACGTTGGGGTGACATGGGCATTTTCATGCGGATGATGGATGGCCTGTCTGCTGCGAAAGCCGAGCCTCAGACGATTATGATTGATGCGACATATCTCAAGGTGCACCGCACGGCTTCGAGCCTGCGGC CTAAAAAAGGGGATCCAGGCCGCCTGATTGGTCGCACCAAAGGCGGTATGAATACCAAACTCCATGCGGTCACCGATCAGAACGGACGACCGCTGAGCTTTTTCATGACTGCGCGGCAGATCAGCGATTATACCGGTGCCGCTGCCCTGCTGGACAGTCTTCCTGCAGCACAATGGATGCTGGGAGATCGCGGGTATGACGCCGACTGGTTCAGGGACGCCCTGGAAGAGAAAGGTATAAAGCCCTGCATTCCAGGACGGAAATCTCGCGGAAAACCGGTCAAATACGACAAGCGAAAATATAAACGCCGCAATCGCATCGAGATTATGTTCGGAAGGCTCAAGGACTGGCGGCGGGTCGCAACCCGCTACGACAGATGCCCGACCGTCTTCTTCTCAGCCGTCTGCCTCGCCGCAATCGTCATCTTCTGGCTATGA
- a CDS encoding IMPACT family protein, whose translation MTWTLDAPAEHRSVIRNSVFQTYAAPVADEAAAMTFLQNVAVPDATHNCWAFRIGQRFRSNDDGEPSGTAGRPILAAIDGQDFDNVMVVVIRWFGGVKLGAGGLVRAYGGAAAACLRDAPKSERIAMQALHFHCPFSIFSRLEARFPVWGAQKSDSHFDADGVQLSLMVPEASSTQIINEIRDMTRGQTTIETDD comes from the coding sequence ATGACTTGGACCCTAGACGCCCCTGCCGAGCACCGCTCCGTTATTCGCAACAGCGTTTTTCAAACTTACGCCGCCCCTGTTGCCGATGAAGCTGCAGCAATGACGTTTCTCCAAAATGTAGCCGTCCCAGACGCAACACATAACTGCTGGGCCTTCCGCATTGGCCAACGTTTCCGTTCCAACGATGACGGGGAGCCGTCAGGCACTGCGGGCAGACCTATACTGGCCGCTATTGATGGGCAGGATTTTGACAATGTTATGGTCGTGGTCATCAGATGGTTTGGCGGCGTCAAACTTGGTGCCGGAGGGCTGGTCCGCGCTTATGGTGGCGCAGCTGCCGCATGCTTACGCGACGCCCCAAAATCAGAGCGCATAGCAATGCAGGCGCTACATTTTCACTGCCCATTTTCTATTTTTTCACGCCTCGAAGCGCGTTTTCCAGTTTGGGGCGCACAAAAATCAGACTCACATTTTGATGCCGACGGTGTGCAGCTCTCTCTTATGGTCCCCGAGGCATCAAGCACGCAGATTATTAACGAAATCAGAGATATGACACGCGGGCAAACCACCATAGAAACCGACGATTAA
- a CDS encoding Fic family protein, whose product MRWNWQRPDWPYFQFEKNCLRDAETKFLRGSGVIVGAMRHLDTGANQQLVVQLMSEEMVESSAIEGEVLDRASVQSSIARHLGFAADRRRSTPAEAGAAELMVDLYQHYAAPLTDQSLFVWHTMLMNGRRDLDVIGGYRVHAEAMQIISGPIHEPHIHFEAPPSQAVPSEMAQLILWFNRTAPSGSEPLPAIERAAIAHLWFETIHPFEDGNGRIGRAIAEKALTQSLEGPTLTALAATINTHKKAYYLELNRASKTNQIEDWMIWFSQIVLEAQSQTLQKIQFLIEKTRFLDRWRGKLNARQEKAILRMLAEGSDGFQGGLSAQNYRSITGATSATATRDLANLVSLGALHRTGDNKYARYSLCLG is encoded by the coding sequence ATGCGTTGGAATTGGCAGCGTCCAGACTGGCCGTATTTTCAGTTTGAGAAAAACTGCTTACGCGACGCTGAAACGAAATTCCTAAGAGGTTCAGGCGTCATCGTGGGTGCGATGCGGCATCTGGACACAGGTGCTAATCAACAGCTTGTCGTTCAGCTTATGTCGGAAGAAATGGTCGAAAGTTCCGCCATTGAAGGCGAAGTGCTTGATCGGGCGAGTGTACAATCATCGATTGCTCGACACTTAGGGTTCGCTGCAGACAGGCGCCGTTCTACTCCCGCTGAAGCGGGGGCCGCTGAATTGATGGTCGATCTCTATCAGCATTATGCCGCACCGCTAACAGACCAAAGCCTCTTTGTTTGGCATACCATGCTTATGAACGGTCGGCGTGATTTAGATGTTATTGGGGGATATAGGGTGCATGCTGAGGCAATGCAGATTATCTCAGGCCCTATCCATGAACCGCACATCCATTTTGAGGCTCCACCCTCTCAGGCTGTGCCTTCTGAGATGGCACAGCTTATTCTTTGGTTTAATAGAACTGCCCCAAGCGGGTCTGAACCTTTGCCCGCTATAGAGCGCGCTGCAATTGCCCATCTTTGGTTTGAAACCATCCATCCTTTTGAAGATGGCAATGGCCGTATCGGACGGGCTATTGCTGAAAAAGCATTAACGCAAAGCCTTGAAGGACCGACGCTGACCGCTTTGGCAGCAACCATCAATACGCACAAAAAAGCATATTATCTCGAACTGAACCGAGCCAGTAAAACAAATCAGATAGAGGATTGGATGATCTGGTTTTCTCAGATTGTTCTGGAAGCACAGTCTCAAACGCTTCAGAAAATCCAGTTTTTGATTGAGAAGACGCGTTTTCTGGACCGCTGGCGGGGGAAGCTCAATGCTCGACAGGAAAAAGCCATTCTTCGCATGTTGGCAGAAGGTTCTGATGGATTCCAGGGTGGTCTGAGTGCTCAAAATTACCGGTCCATTACAGGAGCGACATCAGCCACTGCCACGCGTGATCTGGCAAATCTCGTGTCACTTGGTGCTCTTCATCGAACGGGAGACAATAAATATGCTCGGTATTCGCTTTGTCTCGGATAA